A window from Candidatus Bathyarchaeota archaeon encodes these proteins:
- a CDS encoding polyprenyl synthetase family protein: protein MEIKKGFHQRGDEALANTQKKILSQFRDDYAISQALRYFAEVTLQGALPVFPALISMSCEAVGGDGAKVTPFGEAIVLISAAADLHDDVIDQSLSKGSKQTVLGKFGVGTTILAGDILLVEGVKQLIEASRSINPHSSAKILELTNGAIFEISNAEALETRLRGRLDLTPNDVHDVIKLKAVVPELAFRIGALLGNGDSEVIDDLGNFGRIYGVNSIIIEEFLDLFDFEEFTHRIKNECLPLPVIYVLQNPEKRSILLPMLKEGALTAELHEKFVDAVLDSPEADALHHFLVSNSKVGVESLVKIKGKMREELEDLLLAPLLYFTV, encoded by the coding sequence ATGGAAATCAAAAAAGGCTTCCACCAAAGAGGCGATGAAGCCTTAGCAAACACCCAGAAAAAAATACTCTCCCAATTTAGAGACGACTATGCCATTTCTCAAGCTCTACGATACTTCGCTGAAGTAACTCTTCAAGGTGCATTGCCTGTTTTTCCGGCTTTGATTTCTATGTCTTGTGAGGCTGTTGGGGGCGACGGGGCAAAAGTGACTCCCTTTGGGGAAGCTATCGTTTTGATAAGTGCAGCTGCTGATTTGCATGATGACGTGATTGACCAATCGCTCAGTAAGGGTTCAAAGCAGACTGTTCTAGGTAAATTCGGAGTAGGCACCACGATATTGGCGGGAGACATTTTGTTAGTGGAAGGTGTTAAGCAATTAATTGAAGCCTCGCGGTCAATTAATCCGCACTCATCCGCTAAAATCTTGGAGTTAACCAATGGTGCAATTTTTGAGATTTCTAACGCAGAAGCCTTAGAGACTCGTCTTCGGGGGCGTTTAGATTTAACGCCTAATGATGTGCATGATGTGATTAAGTTAAAAGCGGTGGTGCCGGAACTTGCTTTTAGAATCGGTGCCCTCTTAGGCAACGGCGATTCCGAGGTTATTGATGACTTGGGAAACTTTGGCAGGATTTACGGAGTTAATTCCATTATAATTGAAGAATTCTTGGACCTGTTTGATTTTGAAGAATTTACTCATCGAATAAAAAACGAGTGTCTTCCTTTACCCGTGATCTATGTCTTGCAAAACCCCGAAAAAAGGTCAATTCTGCTTCCTATGCTCAAAGAGGGCGCATTAACTGCTGAGTTGCATGAAAAATTTGTTGATGCTGTTCTTGATTCGCCCGAAGCGGATGCTCTGCATCATTTTTTGGTCTCAAACTCAAAGGTGGGTGTAGAAAGCTTGGTCAAAATAAAGGGAAAGATGAGAGAAGAACTTGAAGACTTGCTCTTAGCTCCTCTTCTCTATTTTACGGTTTAA
- a CDS encoding M56 family metallopeptidase, producing MSQPVFYKINPEVPPSYYEKLFDFIYTQYLVPQKQRFTNITRESSNQLNLLSYIVTDEEGRYLMHVEVTSGTPFELKITPLDASVSQTSIEEAKQDILIATQIFSQNSKSATVYFSWREGEEIAPEVYTKPEKSFNRFFLETQIMFFVVFIVFGMAIFITIASFYPDGFWIAPLVLIGIQFGFVFFANRFIGRSAEWHITKNNPTIHFLEYYLPVGEKDDFNKTYPKETLIAIKKDIYEQVIAKKGEIDLEEAKAVFLKHGVPCEMGNLKAKKVNVYNIVKGIADRFKFPMPEVVVSNTLVPNAAASGPSPKRGLVLITTGLLVQLDEDEIRSVLGHEFGHLRGRDPLILYGLVSAEFLFRFYVLFPLLPIIFSTFLFFVYFWAIMVVIFFIAKFFEARADLVSAMMIGTPQILAGSLEKIGFQRLLYERTPSFRIQEWLGLDPHPPIYFRVDRLEKLSPQDIKHPLLQSIIDVTRGFIATLRS from the coding sequence ATGAGTCAACCTGTTTTTTATAAAATCAACCCTGAAGTTCCACCCAGCTACTACGAGAAACTATTCGACTTCATATACACCCAGTATCTGGTCCCCCAAAAGCAGCGTTTCACAAACATTACAAGAGAATCCAGCAACCAACTCAACCTGCTCTCCTACATAGTCACCGACGAGGAAGGCAGATACCTCATGCATGTGGAAGTCACAAGCGGCACCCCCTTCGAGCTAAAAATCACGCCTCTTGACGCCTCGGTATCTCAAACATCTATCGAAGAAGCAAAACAGGACATACTCATCGCGACACAGATTTTTTCACAAAACTCCAAAAGCGCCACAGTCTATTTTTCTTGGCGTGAAGGCGAAGAAATCGCTCCCGAAGTCTACACAAAACCCGAAAAATCGTTTAACAGGTTTTTCCTCGAAACGCAAATCATGTTTTTTGTGGTCTTCATCGTTTTCGGCATGGCAATATTCATCACCATAGCCAGCTTTTACCCCGACGGTTTCTGGATTGCACCGCTTGTCCTTATCGGCATACAGTTCGGATTCGTCTTCTTCGCCAACCGATTCATCGGTCGCTCAGCTGAATGGCACATCACAAAAAATAATCCAACCATCCATTTCTTAGAGTACTATTTGCCAGTAGGCGAAAAAGACGATTTCAACAAAACCTACCCCAAAGAAACCCTCATAGCCATAAAAAAAGACATCTATGAGCAAGTCATCGCGAAGAAGGGCGAAATTGACCTTGAAGAAGCCAAAGCGGTGTTTCTAAAGCATGGCGTGCCCTGTGAGATGGGCAATCTTAAAGCCAAAAAAGTCAACGTGTACAACATAGTAAAGGGCATTGCGGACAGGTTCAAGTTTCCGATGCCTGAAGTGGTGGTTTCAAACACGTTGGTGCCAAACGCGGCGGCGTCGGGTCCCAGCCCCAAACGGGGGTTAGTGCTTATAACCACGGGGCTTTTGGTTCAGCTAGATGAAGATGAGATACGTAGCGTGCTGGGGCATGAGTTTGGACATCTGCGCGGACGCGACCCCCTTATCTTATACGGCTTGGTCTCCGCTGAGTTCCTCTTCCGATTCTACGTCTTGTTCCCACTGTTGCCCATCATCTTCTCCACATTTCTGTTCTTTGTCTACTTCTGGGCCATAATGGTGGTCATCTTTTTCATAGCTAAATTCTTTGAAGCCCGTGCCGACCTCGTCTCCGCCATGATGATAGGCACGCCACAGATTCTGGCGGGGTCACTGGAAAAAATCGGGTTCCAACGGCTCCTTTATGAGCGGACGCCGTCATTTCGCATCCAAGAATGGCTCGGGCTAGACCCGCATCCGCCCATCTACTTCCGCGTGGACAGATTGGAGAAACTATCGCCTCAGGACATCAAGCATCCCCTGCTGCAATCTATAATTGATGTGACCCGCGGCTTTATTGCGACGCTGAGAAGCTAA
- a CDS encoding S1 family peptidase, with protein MIIGLFTGVATAITGNYNPDSTPYVGIVVAFSDAAKTQPISYSTGFLISHNVMVTAGHSLLGAAAVSVCFDKGPINFALNPDGTLSYNGDEPIYDGTPVAYPGYFPTLSGNQEFATSDIGLILLDTPVSGVTEFPTLPTAGFTETLPQKTALTVIGYGFQTQVTPKNNGVMDSWIGSLSCNSAQAQLIASNFQGSDLYLKLTANSAQDKGGISFGDSGGPVIYTDSSGEEIVVAVNAFVSNVNCNGVTYHTRLDVATILGWLNNYLS; from the coding sequence ATGATTATAGGTTTATTCACAGGCGTAGCCACCGCAATAACTGGCAACTACAACCCCGACTCCACACCCTACGTCGGCATCGTTGTTGCCTTCAGCGACGCCGCAAAAACGCAACCCATCAGTTACTCAACTGGCTTTTTGATTTCTCACAACGTAATGGTTACAGCAGGCCACAGTTTACTTGGCGCAGCAGCTGTTAGCGTCTGCTTCGACAAAGGACCCATTAACTTCGCCTTAAATCCCGACGGCACACTTAGCTACAACGGAGACGAGCCAATATACGATGGCACCCCCGTGGCTTATCCAGGCTACTTCCCAACCTTATCCGGCAACCAAGAATTCGCAACCAGCGACATAGGCTTAATTCTGCTGGACACACCCGTCAGTGGCGTAACCGAATTTCCAACCTTACCCACGGCTGGTTTCACAGAAACGCTACCTCAAAAAACCGCCCTAACCGTAATCGGCTATGGATTCCAAACCCAAGTTACCCCGAAAAACAACGGCGTCATGGACTCATGGATAGGAAGTCTCTCCTGCAACAGTGCTCAGGCACAATTAATTGCATCTAACTTTCAAGGCAGCGATCTATATCTCAAATTAACCGCTAACTCGGCTCAAGATAAAGGCGGAATATCCTTTGGCGACTCAGGCGGACCAGTAATCTACACCGACAGCTCTGGAGAAGAAATTGTAGTTGCGGTAAACGCTTTTGTTAGCAACGTCAACTGCAACGGAGTTACCTACCACACAAGACTTGACGTGGCCACGATATTGGGTTGGCTCAACAATTACCTATCTTAA
- the leuS gene encoding leucine--tRNA ligase, giving the protein MSQTKQLEQKWQQRWENAHLFEADPDLNREKKMVTFPFPYMNGPLHVGHTFTASRVDAYARFKRMQGYNVLWPWAWHWTGQPLLGASQRVARGDAAFIKVLREVDGVPEAALERFVDPHFMAQYYTDEGRKAAKSIGFSVDWRREFTTITPTFEKFIEWQYKNLKEKGYVTRGTHPVVWCPKDQSPTGDHDRQVGEGVTPEEYTLIKYRLPDGTVLPAATFRPETIYGITNMWLNPDATYVEADVNGETWIISQEAAEKLKEQERKVTVKRSFQGRELIGKTFENPVTGLKFPILPGWFVDSKTATGVVYSVPAHAPFDWLALRDLQQKPEVLTQFGIDPAMVQAIKPISIIKMEGFGEFPAVEIADQMGLKDQNDPKADEATKELYKKEFHGGILKPNCGPYAGKSIREAKDILIADFKKQGAADSMYDLSEQVVCRCMTPCLVKILSDQWFLDYSEPKWKELAHQLIEQLTIYPDSAKPWFNTVIDWLREWACARTTGFGTPLPWGKGWIIETLSDSTVYMAFYTVNKHIKQNNIPPEALTPEVFDFLFYGKGTAAELEKAVGIKTDLLNVMRSEFLYWYPLDFRNSAKELVPNHLSFCIFHHAALFPPEHWPKAIGVNGMLMVEGQGMHKSKGNFITMKGAVEKYGADATRCGLLLGAEGMDDPDWRAENINDLKTKFEAVMGFAGGIIASAKKDEDTPLERWLISKMQSRIRDVTASLEELKTRTALQTALFEVWNDLRWYIQRKGNTEAKALAEAVKDWLKMLAPFAPFMCEELWSQTGEEGFISVAKWPVYDATKVNVAALEQENLVTDVMDDTNNILKAMKIAPKRICYYTAAPWKWQVYIKVLEKTAAGNPNIGELMKLFASDPTLKPHMKDISGMVPRIIKALTKVSGDRKANMIKIGVTDEKAILDSAATFLHDRFNAQVTVYTEEDQQRFDPKNRAAMAAPYQPAIYIE; this is encoded by the coding sequence ATGAGCCAAACCAAGCAACTCGAGCAAAAATGGCAGCAACGATGGGAAAACGCCCATCTCTTCGAAGCCGACCCCGACCTCAACCGCGAAAAAAAGATGGTTACCTTCCCTTTTCCCTACATGAACGGCCCCCTTCATGTCGGACACACCTTCACCGCGTCACGTGTGGATGCGTATGCACGGTTTAAGCGAATGCAGGGCTACAATGTGCTGTGGCCTTGGGCGTGGCATTGGACCGGTCAGCCGCTGCTTGGAGCTTCCCAAAGAGTCGCAAGGGGCGATGCGGCGTTCATTAAAGTGCTCCGAGAAGTCGACGGCGTCCCCGAAGCGGCGCTGGAGAGGTTTGTTGATCCTCATTTTATGGCTCAATATTACACTGACGAAGGCCGCAAAGCCGCCAAAAGCATAGGTTTTAGTGTTGATTGGCGTCGCGAATTCACTACAATAACGCCCACTTTTGAAAAGTTTATCGAGTGGCAATACAAGAACCTCAAAGAAAAAGGCTACGTCACCCGCGGCACCCACCCAGTGGTTTGGTGCCCCAAAGACCAATCCCCCACCGGCGACCATGACCGCCAAGTCGGCGAAGGCGTCACACCCGAAGAATACACCCTTATCAAATACCGCTTACCAGACGGCACCGTCTTGCCCGCGGCAACTTTTCGTCCTGAAACAATTTATGGCATCACTAACATGTGGCTAAACCCCGACGCCACCTATGTTGAAGCAGACGTAAACGGGGAAACATGGATTATTAGCCAAGAAGCCGCAGAGAAACTCAAGGAACAAGAACGCAAGGTCACGGTGAAACGCAGCTTCCAAGGAAGGGAACTTATCGGCAAAACGTTTGAGAATCCTGTAACGGGGCTAAAGTTTCCGATTTTGCCCGGTTGGTTTGTGGATTCTAAAACAGCTACAGGCGTAGTTTACAGTGTCCCCGCTCATGCGCCCTTTGACTGGCTGGCGCTAAGAGATTTACAGCAAAAACCCGAAGTGCTCACCCAATTCGGCATCGACCCCGCCATGGTACAGGCAATCAAACCCATATCTATCATCAAAATGGAGGGCTTTGGCGAATTCCCCGCGGTGGAGATTGCTGACCAGATGGGCTTGAAAGACCAAAACGACCCCAAAGCCGACGAAGCCACCAAAGAACTCTACAAAAAAGAGTTCCACGGCGGCATCCTCAAACCTAACTGCGGCCCATACGCTGGCAAATCAATTCGGGAAGCCAAAGACATACTCATAGCCGACTTCAAAAAGCAAGGCGCCGCCGACTCCATGTATGACCTCTCAGAGCAAGTAGTATGCCGCTGCATGACGCCCTGCCTTGTCAAGATTCTCTCAGACCAGTGGTTCCTCGATTACTCTGAACCAAAATGGAAAGAACTAGCACACCAACTCATTGAACAACTCACCATCTACCCCGACTCCGCTAAGCCATGGTTTAACACGGTTATTGATTGGCTACGAGAGTGGGCTTGCGCACGCACGACTGGCTTTGGCACCCCGCTACCGTGGGGGAAAGGCTGGATAATCGAGACGCTAAGCGACTCTACAGTCTACATGGCATTCTACACCGTAAACAAACACATCAAACAAAACAACATCCCACCCGAAGCCTTAACGCCTGAGGTGTTTGATTTTCTCTTTTACGGCAAAGGCACCGCGGCAGAACTCGAGAAAGCCGTCGGCATCAAAACGGACCTGCTAAACGTGATGCGTAGCGAGTTCCTCTACTGGTATCCATTAGACTTCCGCAACAGCGCCAAAGAACTCGTCCCCAACCACCTCAGCTTCTGCATCTTCCACCACGCCGCGCTTTTCCCACCTGAACATTGGCCCAAAGCCATCGGCGTCAACGGCATGCTCATGGTTGAAGGACAAGGGATGCATAAAAGCAAAGGCAACTTCATCACCATGAAAGGCGCCGTCGAAAAATACGGAGCCGACGCCACCCGATGCGGCTTGCTCTTGGGCGCAGAGGGCATGGATGACCCTGACTGGCGAGCCGAAAACATCAACGACCTCAAAACCAAATTTGAAGCTGTAATGGGTTTCGCAGGCGGCATCATTGCTTCCGCTAAAAAGGATGAAGATACGCCTTTGGAGCGGTGGCTAATAAGCAAAATGCAGAGCCGCATCCGAGACGTCACCGCAAGCCTTGAGGAACTTAAAACGCGGACTGCTTTGCAAACGGCGTTGTTTGAGGTTTGGAATGACCTGCGCTGGTACATTCAACGTAAAGGCAACACCGAAGCCAAAGCCTTAGCCGAGGCAGTTAAAGACTGGCTTAAGATGCTGGCACCCTTTGCGCCGTTCATGTGTGAGGAGCTCTGGAGTCAGACTGGTGAGGAGGGCTTTATCAGCGTTGCCAAATGGCCCGTCTATGATGCTACGAAGGTTAATGTGGCTGCGTTGGAGCAGGAGAACCTCGTAACCGACGTCATGGATGACACTAACAACATCTTAAAAGCCATGAAAATCGCGCCCAAACGCATCTGCTACTACACAGCGGCGCCTTGGAAGTGGCAGGTCTACATTAAAGTGCTTGAAAAAACCGCTGCGGGCAACCCCAACATCGGCGAACTCATGAAACTCTTTGCCTCCGACCCAACACTAAAACCCCACATGAAAGACATCAGCGGTATGGTGCCTCGCATTATCAAAGCCTTAACCAAAGTTTCAGGCGACCGTAAAGCTAACATGATAAAAATCGGCGTCACAGACGAAAAAGCCATCCTTGACTCCGCCGCCACGTTCCTACATGACCGCTTCAACGCCCAAGTCACCGTCTACACCGAAGAGGACCAGCAACGTTTCGACCCCAAAAACCGCGCCGCCATGGCAGCACCCTATCAACCCGCAATATACATCGAATAA
- a CDS encoding response regulator — MASSKKNILVVDDDKSILRTFTRILQKSGYEIDTAETGKEAIEKTEIRHYDLALVDIRLPDMDGTDLLAKLKIPLQHTVKIMITGFPSLETGVKALDEGADAYLVKPVKPQELLILLEEKLKNREETAEIN, encoded by the coding sequence GTGGCATCATCTAAAAAGAACATACTCGTTGTTGACGATGACAAATCTATCCTTAGAACATTTACGCGGATTTTACAGAAAAGCGGTTATGAAATTGATACTGCTGAGACCGGCAAAGAAGCGATTGAGAAAACCGAGATTCGCCACTATGACCTCGCACTAGTCGATATTCGTCTGCCCGACATGGATGGCACCGATTTGTTGGCTAAACTCAAGATACCCCTACAGCACACCGTAAAAATCATGATTACGGGTTTTCCCTCGCTGGAAACAGGAGTAAAAGCCCTTGATGAAGGCGCAGACGCCTACCTTGTCAAACCTGTTAAGCCACAGGAACTGTTGATTCTGCTCGAAGAAAAACTAAAGAACCGCGAAGAAACCGCAGAAATCAACTAA
- a CDS encoding TIGR04084 family radical SAM/SPASM domain-containing protein — protein MFFHVILTSDCNLQCKYCFGESLDDFDEEFGDDIEIDYELPRKLNYDIGLLDNFCRRDPDCVLTFYGGEPLMQIEKLRQIMDKVSPKHYMMQTNGMLLDKLEPKYVNRFHTLLVSIDGEEALTDYYRGKGIFRKVIDNLKLIKQNGYRGELIARMTIMEQTDIEKQVKWLLSNNEFPFTSIHWQLNAGFWGNDYQRRNFEEWTKTSYIPGVKALTRFWVDQMEQQGKVLKLYPILGIAESLLHNEKNTLMRCGSGWINYSIQTDGFILPCPTMWGMKKYYLGHIKDADPMRLRKLFVDQKPCCECPTLGICGGRCLYTNIVKRWPDEEYDKVCHTVRELVASVEAELPRIRRLIASGKLSLADFDYLKYNGAEIIP, from the coding sequence ATGTTCTTCCATGTGATCCTCACCAGCGACTGCAACCTTCAATGCAAATACTGCTTCGGAGAAAGCCTCGATGACTTCGACGAAGAATTCGGAGACGACATAGAAATCGACTATGAACTCCCCCGCAAACTCAACTATGACATAGGTTTGCTGGACAATTTTTGCCGCCGCGATCCTGATTGCGTTTTAACCTTCTATGGCGGCGAACCCCTTATGCAGATTGAAAAGCTGCGTCAAATCATGGACAAAGTCTCGCCCAAACATTACATGATGCAGACCAACGGGATGCTCCTTGACAAACTCGAACCCAAATACGTTAACCGTTTCCACACGCTTTTGGTCTCAATTGACGGCGAAGAAGCCCTAACCGATTACTATCGCGGCAAAGGAATCTTTCGCAAAGTCATCGACAACCTCAAGCTCATAAAACAAAACGGCTATCGCGGCGAATTAATCGCGCGCATGACGATTATGGAGCAAACAGACATCGAAAAACAGGTCAAATGGCTCCTCTCAAACAACGAATTCCCCTTTACCTCAATCCATTGGCAGCTTAACGCGGGTTTCTGGGGCAACGATTATCAACGCCGCAACTTTGAGGAATGGACAAAAACCAGCTACATCCCCGGCGTAAAAGCCTTAACGCGGTTTTGGGTGGACCAAATGGAGCAACAAGGCAAAGTACTAAAGCTCTACCCCATCTTAGGCATCGCCGAATCCCTGCTACATAACGAAAAGAACACTTTGATGCGGTGCGGTAGTGGCTGGATTAATTATTCTATTCAAACTGACGGGTTCATCTTGCCTTGCCCAACCATGTGGGGTATGAAAAAATATTACCTTGGTCACATAAAAGACGCTGACCCGATGCGTTTGAGGAAGCTGTTTGTGGATCAAAAACCCTGTTGTGAGTGCCCCACGCTTGGGATTTGCGGTGGACGCTGTCTCTACACTAACATCGTTAAACGATGGCCCGATGAAGAGTATGATAAGGTTTGCCATACTGTTCGAGAACTTGTTGCTTCGGTGGAGGCGGAGTTGCCTCGAATACGGCGGCTAATCGCGTCAGGTAAGCTTTCGTTGGCGGATTTTGATTACCTAAAGTACAACGGAGCCGAAATCATACCCTAA
- a CDS encoding UbiA family prenyltransferase codes for MFEDLKGFAQFISVERGLMLFMIVVGATFLAGGAAAWPQALFLGGIVFCIWSAVDAMNNLCDVDLDVLSDPNRARFTRKLGRFGLLITLGFTALSLALGALTLMPYVVLFVGVGILFGVLYSVPPFRLRKTPYKPIVNFTVGAVPIMIVAAFLNVFSLNIVVLTLLIGVTTAINSLWEDLADYASDLGSGSRTVPIILGFKRGLLFTVAMGYIMLPLMVLVGYLFSLPLIYYAALGGLAIFLTLRLIQKRKTLFQPETADSKRLFKLGEILARDFVIVAIIFTLSLMISGLLKINPLI; via the coding sequence ATGTTTGAAGATTTGAAGGGCTTTGCCCAGTTCATATCCGTGGAACGCGGATTAATGCTCTTTATGATCGTGGTTGGCGCTACCTTCCTTGCCGGAGGCGCCGCAGCTTGGCCTCAAGCCCTCTTTCTTGGCGGGATAGTGTTTTGCATCTGGAGCGCCGTCGACGCCATGAACAACCTCTGCGACGTCGATTTGGATGTGCTCTCGGACCCGAACAGGGCAAGGTTCACAAGGAAGCTGGGCAGATTCGGCTTACTCATCACGCTTGGCTTCACAGCCCTATCTCTGGCGTTGGGTGCGTTGACGTTGATGCCCTATGTGGTGCTCTTTGTGGGCGTAGGCATCCTCTTTGGCGTCCTCTACTCGGTGCCGCCCTTCAGACTTCGCAAAACCCCCTACAAACCCATAGTCAACTTCACCGTCGGCGCCGTCCCCATCATGATAGTAGCGGCTTTCCTTAACGTGTTTAGCCTAAACATCGTCGTGCTCACCTTGCTTATCGGCGTCACCACCGCAATTAACAGCCTCTGGGAAGACCTCGCCGACTACGCCTCCGACTTAGGCAGCGGCTCCCGCACCGTACCCATAATCCTTGGGTTCAAACGTGGTTTGCTCTTCACAGTTGCCATGGGCTACATTATGCTGCCCCTGATGGTGCTTGTCGGCTATCTTTTCAGTTTGCCCCTCATCTACTACGCAGCATTAGGCGGACTCGCAATCTTCCTCACCCTGCGCCTCATCCAAAAACGCAAAACCCTCTTCCAACCCGAAACCGCCGACTCCAAACGACTCTTCAAACTCGGCGAAATCTTGGCCCGAGACTTCGTCATCGTCGCCATAATCTTCACGCTAAGCCTCATGATAAGCGGCCTGCTGAAAATTAACCCCCTAATTTAA
- a CDS encoding PQQ-binding-like beta-propeller repeat protein: WEIVDLYTGDEISRNYTETRPSFGQVYNYESPNQHGAFSYLWRTSGVVLPEIVQIPSATQFVNGSVVALGAAYGVNTTSGTFTRNSTAVSTSFGTVWEMLDGYTEQTVCYIANVTQTEKRTGAPSAGVTTGATGTAVYGQDGSILRYNVVNLGSTASPQYFLQVWNTSAGTMPSSQLGTGLWQWRPAGGTFGGSPAYLGTLAYNYVHNGANFFSLNASIPSITGTANNIANQTASIQVVKEGEYVVLVAQGFNNGTSTVPGFILTLSLKPGEEGRQISRVEFTPPSTEGGTEAATRTGVYPEEGIIIFHKTKTLSRYGYSMDTGKLVWTSDPEVQFSYYGMYSNYYNGTLLSYGYGGVITCYDIKTGNVNWIYSADSIGTESAYGGTYPIGVVVIGDGKLYTVTGEHSPTQPLMRGPNLRCLDAATGEEVWKILGFFGGMSPTSSNIIMADGILVGLNYFDMQLYAFGRGPSAVTVDTPTVSTLGHKVMVTGTVTDQSPAGERDTNDVMDTPLKGTPAISDADMQAWMEYLFMEQVKPADAQGVTVTLNAIDPNGNYVSIGETTSDINGNWGCSFQPEVPGDYQIIANFAGSKAYGPSQSTTYLTVEDAPTATSAPTSPPESVADMYFVPAIAILAILIVVVGGVLGFLLLRKRP, from the coding sequence CTGGGAAATCGTTGACCTCTACACAGGAGACGAAATATCCAGAAACTACACCGAAACCAGACCATCATTTGGCCAAGTCTACAACTACGAATCACCCAACCAACACGGCGCATTCAGCTACCTTTGGCGAACATCTGGCGTTGTCTTACCTGAAATTGTACAGATACCTAGCGCAACACAATTCGTAAACGGCTCAGTAGTTGCACTCGGAGCAGCCTATGGTGTAAACACAACTAGTGGAACCTTCACAAGAAATTCAACTGCGGTTTCAACAAGCTTTGGAACAGTTTGGGAAATGCTTGACGGCTACACAGAACAAACAGTCTGCTACATCGCCAACGTAACCCAAACCGAAAAACGAACAGGCGCCCCATCCGCAGGTGTAACAACAGGCGCTACTGGAACTGCAGTTTATGGCCAAGACGGAAGCATCCTAAGATACAACGTCGTAAACCTCGGCAGCACCGCAAGCCCACAATACTTCCTACAAGTCTGGAACACCTCAGCAGGAACCATGCCCTCTAGCCAACTTGGAACAGGCTTGTGGCAATGGAGACCAGCAGGCGGAACCTTCGGCGGTTCACCAGCATACTTAGGCACTCTTGCATACAACTACGTACATAACGGAGCTAACTTCTTCTCACTAAACGCATCAATCCCAAGCATCACAGGTACAGCTAACAACATCGCTAACCAAACAGCCAGCATACAAGTAGTCAAAGAAGGCGAATACGTCGTCCTCGTTGCCCAAGGATTCAACAACGGTACAAGCACAGTCCCTGGTTTCATCCTTACACTCAGCCTTAAACCAGGAGAAGAAGGTCGACAGATTTCACGCGTCGAATTCACACCCCCATCAACTGAAGGAGGCACCGAAGCAGCAACTCGCACCGGCGTCTACCCAGAAGAAGGCATAATAATCTTCCATAAAACCAAGACCCTGTCACGATACGGCTACAGCATGGACACAGGAAAATTAGTTTGGACAAGTGACCCTGAAGTACAATTCTCATACTACGGCATGTACTCAAACTACTACAACGGCACACTCCTAAGCTACGGCTACGGCGGAGTCATCACATGCTACGACATAAAAACAGGCAATGTTAACTGGATCTACTCAGCTGACAGCATCGGCACAGAATCCGCATACGGCGGAACCTACCCAATCGGCGTCGTCGTAATCGGAGACGGAAAACTATACACAGTCACAGGCGAACACTCACCCACACAACCCCTAATGCGAGGACCTAACCTACGCTGCCTTGATGCAGCTACAGGTGAAGAAGTCTGGAAGATCCTAGGATTCTTCGGCGGCATGTCCCCTACATCGTCCAACATAATCATGGCAGACGGCATCCTAGTCGGACTCAACTACTTCGACATGCAACTCTACGCATTCGGCAGAGGCCCAAGCGCAGTCACCGTCGACACACCAACCGTATCAACCCTAGGACACAAAGTCATGGTTACAGGCACAGTCACCGACCAATCCCCCGCAGGCGAACGCGACACCAACGACGTCATGGACACCCCACTCAAAGGCACACCAGCCATCTCAGACGCAGACATGCAAGCATGGATGGAATACCTATTCATGGAACAAGTCAAACCCGCAGACGCACAAGGCGTAACCGTAACCCTAAACGCAATCGACCCCAACGGCAACTACGTATCCATCGGCGAAACCACAAGCGACATAAACGGCAACTGGGGATGCTCATTCCAACCAGAAGTCCCAGGCGACTACCAAATCATCGCAAACTTCGCAGGCTCCAAAGCATACGGACCATCCCAATCAACAACATACCTAACCGTAGAAGACGCACCAACCGCAACATCAGCACCAACAAGCCCACCAGAATCAGTCGCAGACATGTACTTTGTCCCAGCAATCGCCATCCTAGCCATCCTAATCGTAGTAGTCGGCGGAGTCTTAGGATTCCTCCTCCTCAGAAAACGCCCATAA